In one window of Cytophagaceae bacterium ABcell3 DNA:
- a CDS encoding IS4 family transposase, translated as MGTNKNSDYREELTKHISHEINCKEFISRVKDGCERVFSRQRKLDIRKLIVFIMSFKSALQRDLDRFYKAMSNSDFNIREVTKSALSQSRSKLNPWAFVRLNEISVDFFYKKASYYTWHGMRTLAVDGTRLQLPNHPTVKEEFGEYMFGPKASTPRSMAMGSMLYDVLNHITLDAEIAPYASSERDLLVQHLKKVEKGDLLLLDRGYPCFWLFFLLKAKGVEFCIRLENEWWKEVESLMASPEQERIVKFRLPKKDHGKLSEYPEIISQEIDCRLIKVKLETGETEILCTSLTDLKKYDIEEFKRLYHYRWNEEECYKLLKSRLDLESFSGKTAKAVRQDFHAKVFLLTLCAAYCHPIEAKVLAEYEEEQKEQEQKEEEQKEEKGKKKRKYQQKPNKTNALANLMDMLIPIFLKRKYRKAVKAFDDIVSRTKEVVRPDRKVDRPKKIKKPHSMNYKKL; from the coding sequence ATAGGGACTAATAAAAACTCTGACTATAGAGAAGAACTAACCAAACATATCAGCCATGAGATTAACTGTAAAGAGTTCATTAGCCGTGTTAAAGACGGCTGTGAAAGGGTATTCTCTAGACAAAGAAAGCTGGATATCAGGAAGTTAATTGTTTTTATCATGTCTTTTAAGTCAGCATTGCAACGTGATCTTGACAGATTTTACAAAGCAATGTCCAATAGCGATTTTAATATTCGCGAGGTTACTAAAAGCGCCCTTTCTCAGTCCAGATCCAAGCTAAATCCATGGGCATTTGTTAGGTTGAACGAAATAAGTGTGGATTTTTTCTACAAAAAGGCCTCCTATTACACATGGCATGGCATGCGTACTCTTGCTGTTGATGGCACCCGTCTTCAACTTCCAAATCATCCCACAGTAAAAGAAGAATTTGGGGAATATATGTTTGGGCCTAAAGCAAGCACTCCTCGCTCTATGGCAATGGGTTCTATGCTTTATGATGTACTTAATCACATAACTCTCGATGCAGAAATAGCACCTTATGCTTCAAGCGAAAGAGATTTGCTTGTACAGCACCTTAAAAAAGTTGAAAAGGGCGATTTGCTCCTTCTGGACAGGGGATATCCTTGTTTTTGGTTGTTTTTTCTGCTTAAAGCCAAGGGGGTAGAGTTTTGCATAAGGCTTGAGAATGAATGGTGGAAAGAAGTTGAAAGTCTGATGGCCAGCCCTGAACAGGAACGCATAGTGAAGTTTCGGCTCCCTAAAAAAGACCATGGTAAACTGAGTGAATACCCGGAAATTATCAGTCAAGAAATAGACTGCAGGCTTATAAAAGTAAAGCTTGAAACAGGTGAGACAGAAATACTTTGTACTTCCCTGACAGATTTAAAAAAATACGATATTGAGGAGTTTAAGCGGCTTTATCATTATCGGTGGAATGAGGAAGAGTGCTATAAATTACTGAAAAGTCGTCTTGATCTGGAATCTTTTTCTGGAAAAACGGCAAAGGCTGTACGTCAGGATTTTCATGCCAAAGTTTTCCTTTTAACACTATGTGCAGCATATTGCCATCCTATTGAAGCTAAAGTCCTGGCTGAATATGAGGAGGAGCAAAAGGAACAGGAACAAAAGGAAGAGGAACAGAAAGAAGAGAAAGGAAAAAAGAAGCGAAAATACCAACAAAAACCTAATAAGACAAATGCTTTAGCAAACTTAATGGACATGCTTATCCCAATTTTCCTTAAAAGAAAATACCGAAAAGCCGTTAAAGCATTTGATGATATTGTCTCCAGAACCAAAGAAGTTGTAAGGCCAGACAGAAAAGTAGATCGACCTAAAAAAATAAAAAAACCACACTCGATGAACTATAAAAAACTGTGA
- a CDS encoding NADAR family protein, with amino-acid sequence MISDFTIEGNIFNCCEQWMMYNKAFLFGDKDKAKQILEEKRPNVQRKLGRQVRFFKEEKWLQYRYRIVFQGNYAKFTQNDKLKVYLLNTGNKKLAESSPTDLIWGIGLPEDSPYKFDESKWRGENLLGEVLMKVRECIRTGYQPFK; translated from the coding sequence TTGATATCAGATTTTACAATTGAGGGAAATATATTTAATTGTTGTGAACAGTGGATGATGTACAACAAAGCTTTTTTATTTGGCGACAAAGATAAGGCAAAGCAGATTTTGGAAGAAAAAAGACCAAATGTTCAACGAAAGCTTGGGAGACAAGTTCGTTTTTTTAAAGAAGAAAAGTGGCTGCAATATCGATATAGGATTGTTTTTCAAGGAAATTATGCTAAGTTCACACAAAATGATAAACTTAAAGTGTATTTATTAAATACCGGAAATAAAAAACTAGCCGAATCTAGCCCGACAGATTTAATATGGGGAATAGGGTTACCTGAAGATAGTCCTTATAAATTTGATGAATCTAAATGGAGGGGAGAAAACTTGCTTGGAGAAGTTTTAATGAAAGTAAGAGAATGTATAAGAACAGGATATCAACCCTTTAAATAA
- a CDS encoding DUF4136 domain-containing protein, with product MKKTGRWAGLIIGLFTLVSFIKGCTSIYNTYADLDAEADFAEYKSFSWIPRDSFPVYGTEYDNELVEKEINNLVNQELRARGMFEDNYDPDLYIVYYFQMEDKINTFQLPVYAYAPTARDLTPNPYTYTTHMYNNPHSNFWNFRYNNPYNPHQTPYLYDWNVPVGTPEKPYIIGQYIQEIPFTEGMLIIDIIDSNDNSLVWRGWSTGALDSPHIYKQKLPVMIRDIFTRYPVDPVGMSRK from the coding sequence ATGAAGAAGACAGGAAGATGGGCAGGACTTATAATTGGTTTGTTTACGCTGGTATCTTTTATAAAAGGGTGCACTTCTATATACAACACCTATGCAGACCTAGATGCAGAAGCAGACTTTGCAGAATACAAAAGCTTCTCATGGATTCCTCGAGATTCATTCCCGGTTTACGGGACTGAGTATGATAATGAACTGGTAGAAAAAGAAATTAATAACTTGGTAAACCAAGAATTGAGGGCCAGAGGTATGTTTGAAGACAATTATGACCCTGACCTCTACATAGTTTATTATTTTCAAATGGAAGACAAGATCAATACGTTCCAGTTGCCAGTTTATGCTTATGCGCCCACAGCCAGAGACCTAACACCAAATCCGTACACATATACAACCCATATGTATAACAATCCACATAGTAATTTCTGGAACTTCAGGTATAACAACCCATACAATCCACACCAGACACCGTACTTGTACGACTGGAATGTACCCGTAGGAACACCAGAAAAGCCTTATATTATAGGACAGTATATACAAGAAATCCCATTTACAGAAGGGATGCTGATTATAGACATTATAGACAGCAACGACAATAGTCTAGTCTGGAGGGGTTGGAGTACTGGTGCGCTCGACTCTCCTCATATTTACAAACAAAAGCTGCCCGTCATGATCCGGGACATTTTTACAAGATACCCCGTAGATCCAGTAGGTATGAGCCGAAAGTAA
- a CDS encoding DUF3127 domain-containing protein translates to MEVKGTVIKLLPLQKGQGRNGEWKKQEFVIETASQYPKKVCMNLWGDKIDQFNVQEGEQITASIEIESREYNGRWYTDVRAWKIQKDSEGTPPPPPPADDFPGENASSFSGGDPDDLPF, encoded by the coding sequence ATGGAAGTTAAAGGAACCGTAATTAAGCTCCTTCCCCTTCAGAAAGGTCAAGGAAGAAATGGTGAATGGAAAAAGCAAGAGTTTGTTATAGAAACAGCCTCTCAATACCCCAAAAAGGTATGTATGAATTTATGGGGAGACAAGATTGATCAATTTAATGTTCAAGAAGGAGAGCAAATAACAGCTTCAATAGAAATAGAAAGTAGAGAATACAACGGGCGCTGGTATACCGATGTACGCGCATGGAAAATACAGAAAGACTCAGAAGGTACCCCTCCCCCACCACCCCCGGCAGATGATTTCCCAGGCGAAAATGCATCTTCATTTTCTGGCGGAGACCCAGACGACTTACCTTTTTAA
- a CDS encoding methyltransferase domain-containing protein — protein MDQKIVNFVKKVVPHDIRIFFRKLNWKRHYILQNLFQAQKPKVYCPIAKREFKAFVRLQNELITPTNGARARQRLVWHFIENKLAILNRNAKLLHVAPEHAFYQVFKNQKNLTYVAGDKMVDGYSNQKGVQNIDLTKLSFPDNEFDFVLCNHVLEHIPDDGAAMSEIYRVLKSQGTAIITVPINESFEKTYENPSITSPKDRKEHFGQWDHVRWYAPDIKDRLEKHGFTVEMNRYGKEFSTEAFERFGFCNDIIVVAHKKP, from the coding sequence ATGGATCAAAAAATAGTCAACTTTGTAAAAAAGGTAGTTCCACATGATATCCGGATTTTCTTTAGAAAGTTAAACTGGAAGCGTCACTACATACTGCAAAACCTTTTTCAGGCACAAAAGCCGAAAGTTTATTGCCCCATTGCCAAAAGAGAGTTCAAAGCTTTTGTAAGGCTTCAAAACGAACTTATTACTCCAACCAACGGAGCGCGGGCAAGACAGAGGCTGGTATGGCATTTCATTGAAAACAAATTAGCTATTCTAAATAGAAATGCCAAACTTCTGCATGTAGCACCAGAACACGCATTTTATCAGGTTTTTAAAAATCAAAAAAACCTCACCTATGTAGCTGGTGACAAAATGGTAGACGGATATTCGAATCAAAAAGGTGTGCAAAACATCGACTTGACAAAGCTTTCATTTCCTGACAATGAGTTTGATTTTGTTCTTTGCAACCACGTATTAGAGCATATCCCGGACGATGGGGCGGCCATGTCAGAAATCTATCGGGTTCTTAAAAGTCAAGGCACTGCTATCATAACAGTACCGATAAATGAAAGTTTTGAAAAGACGTATGAGAACCCCTCTATCACCTCACCCAAGGATAGAAAAGAACATTTTGGCCAATGGGATCATGTAAGATGGTATGCACCAGACATTAAAGACCGACTTGAAAAACATGGGTTTACTGTTGAAATGAACAGATACGGTAAGGAGTTTTCGACAGAGGCCTTTGAAAGGTTTGGCTTTTGCAATGATATCATTGTGGTAGCCCATAAAAAACCATAG
- a CDS encoding alpha/beta fold hydrolase, giving the protein MRKIGVFPVVGVLMCLVCSCMRVEDVLFEPEQTDFYQFDDYKGKTDFTLGSYFDIPEEKIHLVQMTSNLNGDEAKIYATYVGDLETISTDTVIVYCHGNHMHMDYYWPRTKLLANTGYGVLTFDYRGYGKSEGQATEEGLYADTRAVLQWLKERGLTDDRLVIYGFSLGSAPATKLSAHPQVLTPSKLILEAPFASAEAFVRDAVQLSLPASYITNLEINNADEIKKVQQPLLWMHGTEDRLLHIEAHGELVYNNHNGAFKEGYRVEGAWHQSVPIDMEFINYVYTIQGFVRRNNK; this is encoded by the coding sequence ATGAGGAAGATAGGAGTATTTCCGGTAGTAGGTGTTTTAATGTGTTTGGTTTGTTCATGTATGCGAGTGGAGGATGTATTGTTTGAGCCAGAACAAACCGACTTTTATCAATTTGATGATTACAAAGGGAAAACGGACTTTACTTTAGGGTCTTATTTTGATATTCCTGAAGAGAAAATACATTTGGTGCAAATGACTTCGAACCTGAATGGGGATGAGGCTAAGATTTATGCCACCTATGTTGGGGATCTGGAAACTATTAGTACAGATACGGTTATTGTTTATTGTCATGGAAATCATATGCATATGGACTATTACTGGCCAAGAACTAAGTTGCTGGCCAATACTGGTTATGGAGTATTAACTTTTGACTACCGAGGGTATGGAAAGTCTGAGGGGCAAGCTACGGAGGAAGGTTTATATGCTGATACGCGGGCGGTGCTTCAATGGCTGAAGGAAAGAGGCCTAACCGACGACCGGCTGGTGATTTATGGTTTTAGTTTAGGATCAGCGCCTGCTACAAAACTTTCAGCGCATCCGCAGGTTTTAACCCCTTCTAAATTAATTTTGGAGGCACCTTTTGCGTCCGCAGAGGCTTTCGTGAGAGATGCGGTACAGCTTTCTCTTCCGGCTTCTTATATCACTAACCTTGAAATAAACAATGCTGATGAAATTAAGAAGGTGCAGCAGCCTTTGTTGTGGATGCACGGTACCGAAGACCGCTTACTTCATATAGAGGCGCATGGAGAACTTGTCTATAACAATCATAATGGTGCTTTTAAAGAGGGGTATCGGGTAGAAGGGGCTTGGCATCAGTCTGTGCCTATAGATATGGAGTTTATCAACTATGTATATACTATACAGGGGTTCGTCCGTAGGAACAATAAATAA
- a CDS encoding cyclase family protein has protein sequence MTKVVDLSKTIAYRKEDPWYMRVKIKHKSHKKGYWLVRLFLGLPAKLFPKNFVGWADDAIKHLGVHASTHIDAPWHYGPEVNGKRAKTIDEVPLDWCYGPGVVIDVSHIPDNIPVTVKDLKADLEKTGAEITPGTIVLIKTGRDKYSGTREYPEKGTGMSREATEWLIDKGVKVMGIDQWGWDLPLKFMAEKAKKSQNPELFWEGHLVGLEKEYCHMEQLVNLSALPPSGFKVAVFPLKIKGASAAPARVVAIFD, from the coding sequence ATGACAAAAGTAGTTGACCTTTCTAAAACAATAGCTTACAGAAAGGAAGACCCTTGGTATATGAGGGTCAAGATCAAACACAAATCCCACAAGAAAGGCTATTGGCTGGTGAGGTTATTTTTAGGCCTTCCGGCAAAATTATTTCCCAAAAACTTTGTTGGCTGGGCAGATGATGCTATAAAGCACTTAGGCGTACATGCTTCCACACATATAGATGCCCCTTGGCACTATGGCCCCGAGGTAAATGGCAAAAGAGCAAAAACTATTGATGAAGTGCCACTTGATTGGTGTTATGGCCCAGGGGTAGTCATTGACGTAAGCCATATCCCTGACAATATACCTGTTACTGTTAAAGATCTTAAAGCTGACCTGGAAAAAACTGGAGCTGAGATAACACCCGGCACTATTGTATTGATCAAAACAGGAAGAGATAAGTACTCCGGAACAAGAGAGTATCCTGAAAAAGGTACCGGAATGAGTCGTGAAGCTACCGAATGGCTAATCGACAAAGGTGTTAAAGTAATGGGAATTGACCAGTGGGGATGGGACCTACCTTTAAAATTTATGGCTGAAAAAGCCAAGAAAAGCCAAAACCCTGAACTCTTCTGGGAAGGGCATTTGGTAGGCCTTGAAAAAGAGTATTGCCACATGGAACAACTCGTAAACCTTTCCGCACTACCTCCTTCTGGTTTTAAGGTAGCTGTGTTTCCCCTTAAAATAAAAGGAGCATCAGCAGCCCCTGCAAGGGTAGTAGCAATTTTTGACTGA
- a CDS encoding DUF4142 domain-containing protein — MKKLAFTGLLLAAFLTYSCEQPERTEEETAQETTEATGLAEEDRDFLQETAKEKMFNIELARLAQERAVTEEVREYANNVQTEHQNIHQELAQFAEQRNVFLPDSLDEDQREDLNELAQEEGFDFDEEFMDRMVERNRDAVDRFEDRAENTEDEQLRQWAQNTVPALRTQVETAENVEEAVERQREAQQES, encoded by the coding sequence ATGAAAAAGCTAGCATTTACAGGTTTGTTATTAGCAGCATTTTTAACATACTCATGCGAACAACCTGAAAGAACAGAAGAAGAGACTGCGCAGGAAACGACCGAAGCCACAGGACTTGCTGAAGAAGACAGAGACTTTCTTCAAGAAACTGCTAAAGAAAAAATGTTTAACATTGAACTGGCAAGACTGGCACAAGAACGAGCCGTAACAGAAGAAGTTAGAGAATATGCCAACAATGTTCAAACAGAGCATCAGAATATACATCAGGAGTTAGCTCAATTTGCAGAACAAAGAAACGTATTTCTTCCTGACTCCTTAGACGAAGATCAAAGAGAAGACCTTAACGAACTAGCGCAAGAAGAAGGCTTTGACTTTGATGAAGAATTTATGGACCGTATGGTCGAAAGAAACAGAGACGCCGTTGACCGTTTTGAGGACAGAGCTGAAAACACTGAAGATGAACAGCTCAGACAATGGGCGCAAAACACTGTTCCTGCCTTAAGAACACAGGTAGAAACTGCTGAAAATGTTGAAGAAGCTGTAGAAAGACAAAGAGAAGCTCAGCAGGAAAGCTAA
- the ligD gene encoding DNA ligase D yields MTLKKYAEKRDFTKTPEPSGAKGRSSGGLKFTVQKHHARRLHYDLRLELDGVMVSWAVPKGPSMRPADKRLAMMVEDHPLEYRDFEGIIPKGNYGAGTVMVWDEGSYAVKEVDGRKQTEATVTEATVRQMLEDGNLKVVFYGEKIKGEFALVKSSRGEKGNEWLLIKKRDEFATEEDIREWDYSVKTGRTLDEIAEEAEREGQVWYGGKNELTNSFDDSLKGTMPTNVKPMLATLLDEPFDSDEWLYEIKWDGYRAVAEVVYDKVYLYSRNGKAFNDHFPKIVDALKKMGVKAVFDGEVVAVDEKGSARFDIIQNYKRTQEGNIVYYVFDILYLEGYNLTSLTLSERKKILEKILPDDNGIIRYNGHVEREGKRFFELVEKNELEGIIAKRKAGVYQTGTRSREWLKIKTQRRQEAVIVGITEPKGGRKHFGALLLGLYEGNDLRYIGRVGGGFDERLLKEVYQDLEPLFSDTTPLKNVPKLNQKVQWVVPEKVCEVKFQEWTSEGLLRQPIFLGMREDKPVEDVVMEKEKPVAKVLKTAERKTEEKTQLRPPMARRGKVDLPFKQLFKNGNEGIVEIDGQQQKVTNLQKVYWPDEGYTKGELLEYYFHIAPVILPYLIDRPQSLKRNPNGVNSKGFFQKNMPASTPDWIYTKGIFSEHNQGEINFMFCQNVASLVYMANLGCIEINPWSSRLNSLEYPDYIVIDLDPQDVPFEQVIETALAVKKVLDQGGIQGVCKTSGSRGLHIYIPLGAKYDYDQGKDFAHLLATYVHELVPKFTSLERSPSKRRNKIYLDFLQNRKGQTLAAPYCVRPRPGATVSTPLAWEELKPGLSPAQFTMKNIFSRIKEKGDLFRPILSMENDLAEILARIK; encoded by the coding sequence ATGACGCTGAAGAAGTATGCAGAGAAAAGGGACTTCACTAAAACGCCTGAACCATCAGGTGCTAAAGGGCGGAGTAGTGGTGGATTGAAGTTTACGGTTCAGAAGCACCACGCTAGGAGGTTACACTATGACTTGCGCTTAGAGCTGGATGGGGTAATGGTAAGTTGGGCTGTACCCAAAGGGCCATCAATGCGTCCAGCAGATAAAAGGTTGGCAATGATGGTAGAAGATCATCCCTTAGAGTATCGAGATTTTGAGGGTATAATCCCCAAAGGAAACTATGGAGCAGGTACGGTAATGGTATGGGATGAAGGTTCTTATGCTGTAAAAGAAGTAGATGGGCGCAAGCAGACAGAGGCTACTGTCACAGAGGCTACTGTCAGACAAATGCTTGAGGATGGAAACCTAAAGGTCGTCTTCTATGGCGAGAAAATTAAGGGGGAGTTCGCTTTGGTAAAAAGCAGTCGGGGCGAAAAAGGAAATGAGTGGCTTTTGATTAAGAAAAGGGATGAGTTTGCTACAGAAGAGGATATTCGTGAATGGGACTATTCTGTTAAAACCGGTAGGACATTAGATGAAATAGCGGAAGAAGCCGAAAGGGAAGGCCAGGTATGGTATGGTGGTAAAAATGAATTGACCAACTCTTTTGATGATTCCTTGAAAGGTACGATGCCTACTAATGTGAAGCCTATGTTGGCTACTTTGCTGGATGAGCCTTTTGATTCTGATGAATGGCTTTATGAAATAAAATGGGATGGCTATAGGGCTGTAGCTGAAGTGGTTTATGATAAAGTATACTTATATAGTCGCAATGGGAAAGCTTTTAATGATCACTTTCCAAAAATCGTAGATGCTCTGAAAAAAATGGGAGTTAAAGCGGTTTTTGATGGTGAGGTGGTTGCGGTTGACGAGAAAGGAAGTGCAAGGTTTGATATTATACAAAACTATAAAAGAACTCAAGAAGGAAATATAGTTTACTATGTGTTTGATATCCTTTATCTGGAGGGGTACAATCTCACTTCATTAACCTTATCGGAGCGAAAAAAAATATTAGAAAAAATTCTGCCTGACGATAATGGTATCATTCGATACAACGGGCATGTAGAGCGGGAAGGTAAACGTTTTTTTGAACTGGTAGAAAAAAACGAGCTGGAAGGTATTATTGCCAAAAGGAAAGCGGGTGTTTACCAAACTGGCACTAGAAGCCGTGAATGGCTTAAGATAAAAACTCAACGTAGGCAAGAAGCTGTTATAGTAGGTATTACAGAACCTAAAGGTGGTAGGAAACATTTTGGTGCGCTTTTGTTAGGGCTGTATGAAGGTAATGACTTAAGGTATATTGGAAGGGTAGGGGGCGGTTTTGATGAACGGTTGTTGAAGGAGGTGTACCAAGATTTGGAACCGCTTTTTTCAGATACAACACCCTTGAAAAATGTTCCCAAGCTTAATCAGAAAGTGCAATGGGTAGTGCCTGAAAAGGTTTGTGAAGTGAAGTTTCAGGAGTGGACTTCAGAAGGACTGTTGCGTCAGCCTATCTTTTTAGGCATGCGCGAGGATAAGCCGGTTGAAGATGTCGTTATGGAAAAAGAAAAGCCTGTTGCAAAAGTGCTTAAAACGGCAGAACGTAAAACAGAAGAAAAGACCCAACTGCGCCCTCCTATGGCTCGGCGAGGAAAAGTTGATTTGCCATTTAAGCAACTTTTCAAAAACGGGAATGAAGGTATTGTTGAGATAGATGGTCAGCAGCAGAAAGTAACTAACCTTCAAAAGGTTTATTGGCCTGATGAAGGTTATACTAAAGGAGAGCTGCTGGAATATTACTTTCATATAGCGCCAGTTATTCTGCCTTATTTGATAGACCGGCCTCAGTCTTTGAAACGAAACCCAAACGGGGTGAATAGTAAAGGTTTTTTTCAAAAGAATATGCCAGCTTCTACACCTGATTGGATCTATACAAAAGGTATATTTTCTGAGCACAACCAAGGAGAAATTAATTTTATGTTTTGCCAAAATGTAGCTTCTTTGGTTTATATGGCAAACCTTGGCTGTATAGAAATAAACCCTTGGAGCAGTAGGTTAAATAGCTTGGAGTATCCTGATTATATAGTGATAGATTTAGATCCGCAGGATGTGCCTTTTGAGCAAGTGATAGAAACTGCTTTGGCTGTAAAAAAAGTATTGGATCAGGGAGGCATACAGGGGGTATGTAAAACTTCAGGTTCTCGTGGGTTGCATATTTACATACCACTAGGAGCAAAATACGATTATGACCAGGGGAAAGATTTTGCCCATCTTCTCGCTACCTATGTACATGAACTGGTACCTAAGTTTACAAGCTTGGAACGAAGTCCTTCTAAAAGACGAAATAAAATTTATCTCGATTTTCTTCAAAACAGAAAAGGACAGACTTTAGCGGCACCTTATTGTGTAAGGCCCCGCCCTGGTGCTACGGTATCTACACCGTTGGCCTGGGAAGAGTTAAAGCCCGGGTTGTCGCCTGCTCAATTTACCATGAAAAATATCTTTTCTAGGATAAAGGAAAAAGGAGATTTGTTTCGGCCAATATTGTCTATGGAAAATGACCTTGCAGAGATTTTGGCACGCATTAAATAA